In Raphanus sativus cultivar WK10039 chromosome 5, ASM80110v3, whole genome shotgun sequence, the following proteins share a genomic window:
- the LOC108863562 gene encoding uncharacterized protein LOC108863562, giving the protein MDQDDTVMETSEENQQSTAQRKRKANEIEDVGDAGSGGEGQDDREDTDGDVSSREGFQEWDVDSFEDGHEFIPNKKIDPNDEEAQKMRRYRIQMYESNGFNVDRENYPGRVAYRELIPVNLDEPFNSGLTGRAYMQNNVDLTLHKYNKINGLSLTCANIVRAVVCRVSGSVKSYITFMARETPDAEDLIEYQAKTEQMPWQKRAHALFCRRTPKPKVIHVPRYEDCVSDSSTDSNASSRGSDQAWEVDSFDDESEYQPQERMCPIEEEVQRMRLYRPKMYPSKGFHVDGETYRGETVFFSQVDLDANFPAIELTGREHMQNLVDLALEKLNNIKGTSVTCESIVRANLTRVNGYKLYITFMARESPEEEPVEYQAKTERKFWQRKYHAMFCRPAPKSKD; this is encoded by the exons ATGGACCAAGACGATACCGTGATGGAGACCTCCGAGGAGAATCAACAATCTACGGCTCAGAGGAAGCGCAAAGCGAATGAAATCGAAGATGTTGGTGACGCAGGGAGCGGCGGAGAGGGCCAGGATGATAGGGAGGACACAGACGGCGACGTGTCCAGCCGTGAGGGGTTCCAAGAATGGGACGTGGACAGTTTCGAAGATGGACATGAATTCATACCCAATAAGAAGATCGACCCAAACGACGAGGAAGCTCAAAAGATGCGTCGATACAGGATTCAGATGTACGAGAGCAAT GGTTTCAACGTGGATAGGGAAAACTATCCTGGGAGAGTAGCCTACCGAGAACTCATTCCCGTTAATCTTGATGAACCTTTTAACAGTGGTCTTACAGGCCGAGCCTACATGCAAAACAACGTTGATTTGACCTTGCACAAATACAACAAAATCAAC GGGTTGTCTCTTACATGCGCAAATATTGTGAGGGCTGTTGTCTGCAGAGTCTCCGGTTCAGTCAAATCCTACATCACCTTCATGGCCAGAGAGACTCCTGATGCAGAAGATCTTATCGAATACCAAGCTAAAACAGAACAGATGCCCTGGCAAAAACGAGCCCACGCCCTCTTCTGCAGGCGAACTCCTAAACCAAAAG TTATACACGTGCCCAGGTACGAGGACTGTGTAAGTGATTCTTCCACCGATAGTAATGCATCTAGCCGCGGAAGTGACCAAGCATGGGAGGTCGATAGCTTTGATGATGAATCCGAGTACCAGCCCCAAGAGAGGATGTGTCCCATCGAGGAGGAAGTTCAACGAATGCGTCTGTATAGACCAAAGATGTACCCTAGCAAG GGTTTCCACGTGGATGGAGAAACCTACCGTGGGGAAACAGTCTTTTTCTCTCAGGTTGATCTTGATGCAAACTTCCCCGCTATTGAGCTTACAGGCCGTGAGCACATGCAAAACCTGGTAGATTTGGCTCTTGAAAAACTCAACAACATCAAG GGAACAAGTGTGACATGTGAATCAATAGTGCGGGCAAATCTGACAAGGGTGAACGGATACAAGTTGTACATCACTTTCATGGCTAGAGAGTCTCCGGAGGAGGAGCCTGTAGAGTATCAAGCAAAAACGGAGAGGAAGTTTTGGCAACGGAAATATCATGCCATGTTTTGCAGGCCAGCTCCAAAATCCAAAG ATTGA